The Pseudohongiella acticola region AACAGGCTGCTCAGGTAAATCCCCAGGTTGGAATGTCGGTTGGCGCCCGGAGACAGATAACCAAACAGAGGTCGCTCACGACCTTCGCGCAGCACCGTCACCTGCTGGTGATAACGCCCCAGGAAATCTTCCGGCGCATTGGCTTTGCGGCCCGACAGAACGGAGCCGGTCACCAGGCGATTTTCACCCTCATTCAGCTCGCCGTCAGTCAGTTCGCTAAGGCTGGCTCCCAGTCGGGTACGCAGTAAACGGGGCTGATTGACCTGAGGGCCGGCCAGAGCGATCAGCCGCTCTGTCCACAGCTGACCGGTAGCAAACAGCTTGCCGGTGGCGATGACATCCTGAAAGCCAATGGTCCAGACCCACTTGTTGAGGCTGACCGGATCCAGGAAATGAATGTGGGTACCACTGAGCCCCGACGGATGCGGACCGGCAAAGGCCTCGATTACAACATTGTCAGCAAAAGCTTCGTTTTCAAGCCCGTCAAAGCTGCCCTCACGACGGCACAGGAATACTTTGCCCTCGGTCAGCCGCGCCAACACGTTAACGCCACGCACAAAATCCTGGGAATACTCACGTGCGACCACTTCCGGGTCCAACGCCAGCGGGTTGCTGTCCATCAGGTTGATGAAGATTGAGGACGGTTTGCTTTCCGGATCCGGCACCTTGCTGAACGGGCGGGTACGCAGCGCCGTCCACAAGCCGGACTGAAGCATGTTCTCAACGACTTTTTCACGCGCCAGCGTTGCAATGTCGGCATCCGGATAGCTGGCAAAGCTGACAGCCTCGTTATCATTGTCATCCAGTTCAATCACCAGCGACAGGAAAACCCGGCGCTCGCCGCGATTGATGGACTTCACGACACCACTGCCCGGGGCGGTGTAAACAACACCCGGCGTTTTTTTGTCGGTGAAAACCGTTTGCCCCAGCTTGACCTTGTCGCCTTCCTTGACTTCCATGGTGGGCTTCATGCCCACGTAGTCATGCCCCAGGACTGCCACTGTGCGGACCGGTCTGGCGTCATGGATCGCCTGTTCCGGAGCGCCATTGATAGGTAAGTCCAACCCGCGCTTAATTCTGATCATTCATCAGGCCTAGTCATAATTTTCAGGATTAACAGTTGTTTGTCATGCACGTGCAT contains the following coding sequences:
- a CDS encoding Na(+)-translocating NADH-quinone reductase subunit A; the protein is MIRIKRGLDLPINGAPEQAIHDARPVRTVAVLGHDYVGMKPTMEVKEGDKVKLGQTVFTDKKTPGVVYTAPGSGVVKSINRGERRVFLSLVIELDDNDNEAVSFASYPDADIATLAREKVVENMLQSGLWTALRTRPFSKVPDPESKPSSIFINLMDSNPLALDPEVVAREYSQDFVRGVNVLARLTEGKVFLCRREGSFDGLENEAFADNVVIEAFAGPHPSGLSGTHIHFLDPVSLNKWVWTIGFQDVIATGKLFATGQLWTERLIALAGPQVNQPRLLRTRLGASLSELTDGELNEGENRLVTGSVLSGRKANAPEDFLGRYHQQVTVLREGRERPLFGYLSPGANRHSNLGIYLSSLFKGKKLDMTTTTNGSERAMVPVGTYETVMPLDILPTQLLRSLIVGDIETAMNLGALELDEDDLGLCTYVCPGKYEYGPILRDNLTRIEKET